One Brassica napus cultivar Da-Ae chromosome A1, Da-Ae, whole genome shotgun sequence genomic region harbors:
- the LOC106366449 gene encoding phytochrome-associated serine/threonine-protein phosphatase 3 gives MDLDQWISKVKDGQHLSEEELQLLCEYVKEILIEESNVQPVNSPVTVCGDIHGQFHDLMKLFQTGGHVPDTNYIFMGDFVDRGYNSLEVFTILLLLKARHPANITLLRGNHESRQLTQVYGFYDECQRKYGNANAWRYCTDVFDYLTLSAIIDGRVLCVHGGLSPDVRTIDQIRLVDRNCEIPHEGPFCDLMWSDPEDIETWAVSPRGAGWLFGSRVTTEFNHINKLDLVCRAHQLVQEGLKYMFQDKGLVTVWSAPNYCYRCGNVASILSFDENMERDVKYFNETEENNQMRGPRTGVPYFL, from the exons ATGGATTTGGATCAATGGATTTCGAAGGTTAAAGACGGTCAGCATCTCTCCGAGGAAGAGCTTCAGCTTCTCTGCGAATAC GTGAAAGAAATTTTGATAGAGGAGTCAAACGTGCAGCCTGTCAACAGTCCAGTCACCGTATGTGGTGATATCCATGGGCAGTTTCATGATCTCATGAAGCTTTTTCAGACCGGGGGTCATGTTCCCGACACCAATTACATATTTATG GGGGACTTTGTGGATAGAGGTTACAACAGCCTTGAAGTCTTCACTATTCTTTTGCTTCTTAAAGCTAG ACATCCAGCCAATATTACACTTCTGCGTGGAAATCATGAAAGTAGGCAGCTAACGCAG GTATATGGTTTCTATGATGAGTGCCAAAGGAAGTATGGCAACGCTAATGCGTGGCGATATTGCACAGATGTTTTTGACTATCTTACTCTATCAGCTATTATTGATGGCAGA GTTCTTTGTGTTCATGGTGGCCTTTCCCCGGATGTCCGGACAATTGATCAG ATAAGACTGGTAGATCGAAATTGTGAGATTCCCCATGAAGGGCCCTTTTGCGATCTTATGTGGAGCGATCCTGAAGATATTGAAACATGGGCTGTTAGTCCACGTGGAGCTGGCTGGCTTTTCGGATCAAGGGTTACTACTGAG TTCAATCACATCAACAAACTTGATCTAGTGTGCCGTGCTCACCAGCTGGTACAAGAAGGTCTTAAGTACATGTTCCAAGATAAAGGCCTTGTAACT GTATGGTCTGCACCTAATTACTGCTACCGCTGTGGCAATGTCGCTTCTATATTGAGTTTCGATGAAAACATG GAAAGGGATGTGAAGTACTTCAACGAGACAGAAGAGAACAATCAAATGAGAGGGCCAAGGACTGGAGTTCCGTATTTCCTGTGA
- the LOC106346265 gene encoding E3 ubiquitin-protein ligase RING1-like: MSSGGNSTLSTAAAADKLFFCYQCNRTVTISISSADDPFCPRCSGGFLEEYEEPNPNPSPNLNPLGFLPMADPFSTILPLLFGSSSAPPSSNPSLFGPRSTENQPQGGGAFDPVSFLQNHLQHLQSSGTHVQFVIEDHPSDPFSRIPGNMGDYFFGPGLEQLIQQLAENDPNRYGTPPASKSAIDALPTVKVTLDMLNSEMNQCAVCMDEFEDGGDVKQMPCKHVFHQGCLMPWLELHNSCPVCRYELPTDDPDYESRGQRGGQMMSGGGQGSVEGQQTARRFSIQLPLRFRTQDGSGSGRGSGSGSGAGGGGGGGSNLETRQEDLD, from the coding sequence ATGTCTTCCGGCGGAAACTCTACTCTCTCCACCGCCGCGGCGGCTGACAAGCTGTTCTTCTGTTACCAGTGCAATCGCACAGTCACCATCTCAATCTCCTCCGCCGACGATCCTTTCTGCCCCCGTTGCTCCGGTGGGTTTCTAGAAGAATACGAAGAACCAAACCCTAACCCATCCCCAAATCTCAACCCTCTCGGTTTCCTCCCGATGGCTGATCCTTTCTCCACCATCCTCCCGCTCTTATTCGGCTCCTCCTCCGCTCCTCCTTCCTCGAACCCGAGCCTCTTCGGCCCACGCTCTACCGAGAATCAGCCTCAAGGCGGAGGAGCGTTTGATCCGGTGTCGTTTCTCCAGAACCATCTCCAGCATCTGCAGTCCAGCGGCACTCACGTCCAGTTCGTGATCGAGGATCATCCCTCGGATCCGTTTAGCCGGATACCTGGAAACATGGGGGACTACTTCTTTGGCCCTGGCCTTGAGCAGCTGATTCAGCAGCTCGCGGAGAATGACCCTAACCGATACGGAACTCCTCCTGCCTCCAAATCCGCGATCGACGCGCTTCCGACTGTTAAGGTGACGTTGGATATGTTGAACTCTGAGATGAACCAGTGCGCCGTTTGTATGGATGAGTTTGAGGATGGCGGCGATGTGAAGCAGATGCCTTGCAAGCATGTGTTTCATCAGGGTTGTTTGATGCCGTGGCTTGAGTTGCATAACTCTTGTCCGGTTTGTCGGTATGAGTTGCCTACTGATGATCCTGATTATGAGAGCAGGGGGCAAAGGGGAGGTCAGATGATGAGTGGGGGTGGGCAGGGGTCGGTTGAGGGTCAGCAGACGGCAAGGAGGTTTAGTATACAGCTGCCTTTGCGGTTCAGGACTCAGGATGGCTCTGGTTCTGGACGTGGTTCAGGGTCTGGAAGTGgtgctggtggtggtggtggaggtgggTCTAATCTTGAGACCAGACAGGAAGATTTGGATTGA